ACCACCCCCGACGGACACCGGAGAAGTAAATTTTTCACACCTCCTGGCGATCTCCTCCCTGGTACCCCCGCCTACCAAGCCAGGCTCGTTTAGAATGTGTCTGATGGAGACTCGAAGAGAAGACATCGGGTGGGGCGAGACGGGCCACCCGGAAGGGAAGGGACCTGGCAAACGCGGGCTGTGGCCCTGGATGAAACGCAACTACTCGCTGCTCTCACGGCTGTTCTTCGTGCTGGTGCTCACCCTCTCCGCCTCGCTCGTCGTCTCCAACTTCATCTACGGGCTGCACAAGGAGCCGAAGGTACTGACGGCCAGGGAGCTGCGCTCGGGGCACCTGCCACAAAACGTACACCCGGGCGACTACGTGGCGGTCCGTGGCACCCCGGACTACGGCAGCCACTTCAAGACCTATGGCACCCCGGCTTCGAAGATAGCGGTCTCTTCGCGCTACGAGGTCTCCTATTTCTACTTCAGGCTCAAAGAGACCGGCAACCACCTCCTGATCCAGACCAGCAAAGGAGCACCGGGGACGCTGGCCCAGGGCGTCCCGGACGTCAGCGAGCGCGGGACGCGGGTCTGGAAGGGCAAGCTCTCCACGGTGGGCAGCGTCATCTTCCCGAGCACGACCCAGGCTGCGCTCGAGCAGGCCCACCTACCACGCGACCGTAGCATCCCAGTGGTGGAGACCGGCGAGACACCCGCCTACTACCGCAGGATCTTCCCCACCTACTCCATCATCTTCGCCGTATGGGCCCTCTCGGTGGTCTGGCTGCTCTGGCGTCGCAACACACCGCTCGTCCGGCACTGAACGGTTTCCCAGAGTCGCAATAGGGGTAGGAAACCCCTGACAGGCGTACTCGCGCCCGGGAGATTCCGGGATGCGTCTCTTGAGTTCCACCCGGGATCTCTGGTGGCGCTCGCAGGAATACCGGCCAGGCTGCAGAGAAAGGAGCCATCAGTGAGTGAGCAGGAAACCAAGAGGACGGCGCAGGGTCCGGCCCAACAGGCGGACCACGCGGCGCGCCCCAGCCCGCTGCAGGGCGAGCGCGGGGGGACGAGCATATCCGAGACCGTCGTGGCTAAGGTCGCGGGCATCGCGGCACAGGAGGTGGATGGCATCCGGATGGGTGGCGCCACCTCACAGGCCGTCGGCGGCTTCATCGGCAGCATCACCGGCGGGAGTCAGACGCAGGGGGTCTCCGTCGAGGTCGGTCAAGAGGAGGCTGCGATAGACCTTGTGATGTCTACCGAATACGGCAAGTCGATCCCGCAGCTCACCGAGGCCGTACGCCGCAACGTCATAAACCGCATCGAGAACCTCGTCGGCCTGAGGGTCACGGAAGTCAACATAACTGTTGGCAACATCTTCTTCCCGCAGGAGGAGGAGAACGGAGAGACCCAGCGGGAGGAGCAGGGCGGCTAGGGCGGGCTCTCTCTGCCCGCCTCATCCTCAGGGAGGCAGGCCTGCATGTCGCCCATCTGTGCAGTAACCCAGTCCTCGATGGTGTTCTTTTCGACGGCCCGCCTCAACAGGCGGGCCCTCTCACGCCGTTCCGTCTCGGGCATGGTCAGCGCCCGGTAAAGTGCCTCGGCCTGCTCGTCGATATCGAAGGGGTTGACGCTAAGGGCGTACTCTCCGAGCTCCTCGTGGGCCCCGGCGGTCTCGGACAGGATCAGGATACCATCTTTCTGGTTCGCCACGCTCGCCTCCTTGGCGACCAGGTTCATCCCGTCGCGCACGGCGTTGACGAGCAGCACGTCGTAGTTCTTGTAGGCGGCGACCGAGCGAGGGAAGTTATCCTGCATGGAGAGCTCTATGGGGCGCCAACCTCCACCACCCCACCTCCGGTTGACCTCCTCCGCACTTTCCTCTATGGCCCTGGCGTAGGCCGCGTACTCCGGCACCCCACCGCGGGAGGGTTGGAGCAGGGCGAGGAAGGTAACTTCGCCGCGCATCTCGGGATGGCGCTCCAGCATGCGCCCGTAGGCCAGAAATCCACGCACGATGTTCTTCGACAAATCCATTCTGTCGACCCGCAGAACGAGCCTGCCGGGCAGCCTCTTCACGAACTCCTCCTGCTCGAGGACGGCCTCGCTGCGCGAGAGCTCCTCGAACTCCGCCGGGTCTATGGAGATAGGATAGTGTCGCACCCACACGCGTCTGTCCTCATGGAGCACCATACTCTCGTCCCGGTCCACCCTGGCGCCGAGCACGTCTGCGACCGTATCCAGGAAGTTGCGGGCGTAGCGCGCGGTGTGGAAGGCCAGAACGTTCGTCTGCAGCAGGCTCTCCAGAATCCCCTCTCTCATGTAGCGGGGAAGTACGCGCCACTCCTCGGGCCCGGGCCACGGGATGTGCACGAAGAGGGAGACGAAACCATCTTCGCCGAGGCGTTCGCGCAGGAAGAGAGGGGTCATGTAAAGCTGGTAGTCGTGCAGCAGCACGGCGTCGGCCTTCTCGCGGCGCGCGAGCTCGGCGGCGGCTTCGGCGAAGTTACGGTTCACCGCCAGGTACCCCTCCTCCCAGGCGGCTCTGGTCCCCTCCCCGAGCTGGGGATGGTAGGGGAGATCGTAGAGCCCATGCTGCACGAACCAGAGCAACGGGTTGGCTATCCGGTTGTACATCATGTCGTAAGCGCCCTCGTCGTGCTCGACGAGCCTCACCCGCAGCTCCTCGACCTCGAGCACCTCTCCCCGGCGGGCCACCTCGACGTCCTCCGGGGTCGTGGCCGAGGCGAGCCAGACGGAGCCCTCGCTGCGACGCGCCACGGCGGTGAGGGCGGTCACGAGCCCCCCCGCTCCTCTGCTATACGTCCTCTTGCCGGACTCGTCGCGGGAGAACGTGAATGGCCCCCTGTTGGACACTATGACGAAACGACCGCCGGGCATCTCACCCCCTCGAAAGCGCTGCCGGGACTCCCTCTTCTCTACACCCCCAGTAGTTTAGCGAAGAGCCGGAGATCGTCGCGCAGCAGACGCGGTATCAGGAAGTTCGCCCGCACGTGCTCCTTGCCCCTCCGGCCCATCGTGTAGGCGAACTCCGGGTCCCGCAACAGCTTGACGCAGGCGGCGGCGGCCTCCGGCACGGTGTCTATGAGGATGCCCCCTCCCCCTTCGAGCTGCATCGGGATCCCCCCGACCCGGCTCGCGACCACCGGCCTTCCCTTCCAGAGCGCCTCGGTGACGACCAGGCCGAACCCCTCCCGGATGGATTTCTGGATCACGACGTCGGCCAGCGACTGGAAGGCGTTCACCTCGATGGCCCCGACGTTGGTGAGGTTGGAGAAGAGGAAGATGTCCTCGTCTCCGGCGGCGTAGCTCGTCGTCTTGTACCAGTACTCCCACCCCTCGGGGTCGTCGTGAGCCATCGAACCGACCAGAACGAGCTGTATCTCCGGGATCTCCTCCTTGACCAGCCGGTAGACGTCTATGACGCCCAGAGGGTCCTTCCAGGGATCGAAGCGCGAGACCTGGAGCAGGAACGGCCTCTCGGCATCCACCCCGAACTGACTGACGATGTAGCTCGCGTCGTCGGCCGAGAGCGCCATGTTCTTGGGGGAGAGCGGGTCTATGGCCGGTGGCACGATCGCGAGGTTCGGCAGCTCGAGGTCCGGCGGGGTGTAATCCCGCATCGTGTAGACCTGCGCGTCGTAATCCTTTATGTAGGGCGAGAGGTAATCGAGCACGGCCCGGTTGGGCGTGGAGGAGTCTATGTGGCAGCGCCAGATCCAGCGAGTCCGCTCGGAGAGTCCCTGTGAGAAGTGCCTTATGAGGAGGGGCTGCGGATCGTGCACGAAGATTATGTCCCACTCCTCTCCGGCCTCCACCAGCGCCCGCGCCGACTGCCGGTTGTATTCCTCGTATATCGCCCTATCCTCGACGGAGAGCTCGTAGTCGGCCCCCTGCAGAGCGTTGTGGAAGCCCTTCGTGACGTTGAAGAAGGGCTCGGCCCCAAACATCACTCCCCACTCTACCTCGAGCCCCGCGTCGCGGGTGAGCGGGACGAGGGTGTAGAGGATCTCCGCGACCCCGCCGCCGAAGCTGGTCGCGTTGATGTGCAGCACGCGCCGGCCCTCAAGCCGCAAGCGGAGCTCTTGTATCTCCTCGTAGAGCTCGCGGCGGACTATGCTGCGGTAGTCCGCGAGCGCCTTGTTCCCGGGGTTTACGCGCTGCAGCACCGTACCCTCTCAGCGACGGAAGATGGCAACCGACTCACGCAGCGTAGTTTATTGTTCCCTGCGCAATAAGCAAGTAGCGCGGGGTAAACTAGCGGTCCCTCCTGCCACCCTCCTCCTGCAGGCGTCGGATCATCTTCAGCCGCGTCCCTTCGGGGGTGGAGTTGAGGATCACCTCGTCGACGAGCCCGCGGATGACCGCCAGCCCGAACCCTCCCTCGCCATCCGGAGAACGCGTGAGATCCTCGACGTCGAACCCTCCCCCCTCGTCCATGACCGTAATCTCGACGAACCCCGGACGGGCGAAATACTCTATCTCGAAAGAGTCGACCGAAGCGTGCCTGATGACGTTGGTCGCCGCCTCGGTGACGGCCAGCTTGAGATCGTAGACGTCCTCGGGGCCGAACCCTGCGAGCTGACCGATCCGCGCAACGACCAGCCGGGCGAGCAGGATATATTCCGGGTGACTCGGAAGCTTGAGCGAGACGGGCTCAGAGAATCCCCTCCCGGCCCTGCTCTCGGACCTCGTGGTCTCCCGGTTCATCCGCTCTTCGAGCCTCCAGTGTCTCGGTCGTGACGGTCGTTCCCGTAAAAAGTTCGGCGAACTTTATGCTTGCTGGCGTATCTTTACCCATCTGCCCCCCACAGTTAACCAGCCCGCGAGGGAAAATATCCTCCCCGGAAACCGGACCCCCAGCAAAACCCCACAAAACAAGGGGGGAGTACACCCCTCCCCCCTTCCACCCGGTGCGTGCCGCTCTAGAGCAGGTGCCGGTAGCCCACCGTGTACTGGGAATAGATGGGATCATACCGGACCACCGTCCCCGGATAGGGAGCGTCGATCATCTGCCCGTCCCCGACCACTATACCGACGTGGGTTATCTCGCCTCCGCCGTCGAAGTTCATGAAGACGAGGTCTCCGGGACCGGGGCTGGAGACCGGCGTGCCGTAGGAGTACTGCCCGGCCGCAGAGTGCGGCAGGTAGATGCCGAAGTGGGCGTAGACCTCCATCGTGAGCCCCGAGCAGTCCACCCCCTGCCGCGAGGCTCCCCCCCAGACGTAGGGGACCCCGAGCCACGTCCTGGCCTCCTGGACGACCGCATATCCGGAGCTGGAGTCAGCCCGCCCCCCGGACGGGGCCGAAGAGTATGCTTCGGAGGACTGGGAAGACCCGTGGGAAGCGCTCCCGCTCGACGCCACGTCTCCGGAGGAAGAGACCGTCGAGCCCGGGGGCGGGGAGGAAGCTTCGCCCGAGGTCACAGGAGAAGAGGCGAGACTCGTAGAGGTATGGGCCGCCGGATCCGGGCTTGGCGGAGGCGATGAAGTCCTGCCGGAGGAGTCCGCGCTGGAAGTGTAAGCCGTACCTTCGCCCGGGGAAGCCGTGGAGGATTCGCCCGGGGAAGCCGCGGAGGAGACCGGAGCGGTGGAGGCTGCATAATTGCTCTCTTTCGCCGCCGCCTCCGCAACAGCCTCTTCTGCGGCCCGACGCCTGGCAGCGGCCCGCTCCGCTGCAGCCCGCTCGGCCGCTGCCCGCTCGGCCGCCGCCTGCTGGATGGCCGCCCTGCGCGCCGCAATCCGGGCCTCCATGCGCGCCTTCCGGACGGCGGCGAGCCTCGCCTCGAGCACCGCCCGGGCCGCCTCACGCTCCTGCACGAGACGGCTCTCGCCCAGCCTGCCTCCCGGTGGGGAGGAGTCTGCACCGGGACCGTCTGTACGCCCTATCACCCTGCGCACGTCCACCTTTTTCTCGGCAGCCTTCTGCGCGGCTCGTTGCAGCACCACGGCCCGGCGTGCCGCCTCTTCGGCCTTTTGCCTCTCCACCTTCGCCGCCTCCCCGGCCGAGGTGGCCCGCACCCTGCTCAAGGGGACCGGGCTGGCGGCGACCACGGGCGCCGGAGAGGCATGGCGCAGGGTCCGTCGGGCGGCTTCGGCCTGCTTCCGCGCGAGGGACGCCTGGCGCTCCTGACGCGTCTCTATCTGCCGGGAGATACGGGCGTTGAGGGAGTTGAGGTAGGCAGCGGTCTCCCTGCGCAGCCGTTCAGCCTGCTCTCGTCTCGCCTCGGCCTCCCTAAGGACGGCGCTCTGCCGCCGACGTTGCTCCTCGAGCGCGGTCTTTTTCGAGACCAGCGCCTTCTCTGCCGCGCGCATCTTCTCGTAGCTCTCCCGTTGCTGGATAAACGCGTTGACCAGCATGTTCAGCCGGGAGGCGAACTCCGAAAAGGTGCGGGTTCCGACGAGCACGTCGACAAACCCAACGTTTCCACTCCTGTAGACCCGGGCGGCCTGCTCCCTCAGGACCTCACGGGAGGACTCGAGCTCCCTCCGCGCTCGCTTCAGCGACCGGTCGGTCCTGTCCAGCCTGACATCCAGGCGGTTGAGCCGGTACAGGGCATTGTTGTAGGCCTCGTACGCCGCCGCAGACTTCCGTCCAAGCTGATCGAGCCTCTGCTGCACCGCATCTATACCGGCCCGCTCCCCCTTCAACCCGGCGGGAGAGGCCCAGGCAGGGTTTACTCCCGCGAACAAACCGGCCGCAGCCAGAACCGTCGCTAAAACCAAGCTCCCCCTCCGAGGCATGATCCAGGCACCCTCCCTTGATCTACAACCTGCTTCTCCGGCCCTCCGTGACCAGACCTCAGGGGATAACCAAAGGTTCCCCCTCCGCGTAACAACTTTAAATTAGCGCCGCCCGGCCCCGCAACGCCCGGATCGCGCGCCGTCCCTGCGAAACACACGCCAAAACGCAACCTGTCTTGCCCGGACCATACCTCTACCCCAGATGATGTTGTTTCCCTCCTGATACATTTTTTAACAATTTTTAATCTTTGCGAGCATCCGGGAGATAGCGCAGCCGCCGAAAGGCGCTCCAGAAGCGGCGTTTGGCGTCGGGGTCCTCAAGGGCGGCGGTTATGGAGGGCAGGACCAGACCGGCGATAGATGGGGTCCAGGGGAAGCAGGTTCCCGGGATGGCCTCCGAGAAGGAATTACGGGCGAGGGGGTGGTGGATCGAGTCTATCTCGCGTCCCGGCGTGTCGCCAACGGCGACGAGCATCCGGGGCTGGAGGGAGAGTATGCAGAGGATGAGAGCCTCTCCGGAGAAGAAGCACACCGAGGCGTCCCGCAGGCCGACGGCATCGAGGCTCAGGGAGAGGGCCTTGAGGGCCCGGGGGCCGGCATTCGGCTCCACCACGAGGAGGACTCCGGACGTGGGATCTCCCGAAAGCCGGAGGAGACCCTGCCTGTCGGCGATTTCATCCAGGCATGAGCTCTCCGCGAGGAGCTTGGCCTCGTAATCCGCCCTTTCGCTTTCAGGCGGAGGGGTCTTTTCTCTCTTCGAGTGAGACACGGCGCACGTAGAGTATCCGCTGGAAAGAGGTTATGAGGGCGCCGAGCGCCACGGCCCACACGCCGACGTTGAGGATGCCCAGGATGGCGCAGCCCGAGAGGAGCACGACCCTGCCCGCTCTCTCGAGCAGCCCGACCTGGCACTCGTACCCGAGGCCCTCGGCGCGGGCCCTGGTGTACGAGGTGAGCAGAGAGAAGGTCATCGCCAGCCCCGTCAGCAGGACCTCCACCGGCCGGGAGAAGCTCGCGTAGAAGAACATGATCCCGACGAAGACCGCCGACTCCGAGAAGCGGTCGAGCGTCGAGTCGAGGAAGGCCCCGAAGGGACTGCTGCGGTTGGACTGCCGGGCAACCGCACCGTCAAGCGCGTCGAACAGACCTGCGGCCAGCATGACCGCCCCCGCCACCCTCGTGCGCCCATCGCCGAACAGCAGGGCGGCGACCAGCGAGAGTATCCAACCCACGACGGTGAGCGTGTCCGGACGCACCTGGAGCGAGGAGAGGAGGCGGATCAGAGGCCCCAGGAAAAACTGGCGCAGGGATTCCTTGAAAGACACCGGCCGGCGCGGCTCACGACGTGGCAGGCTCACGTGTTATCTACCTCTCCTTCTCTTCCAGGCTCTCTCCGGCCTCACCCGAGACAGGCACGACCGGGGCGATGCTCCATGGCTCGAAGACCAGTGTACCCCGAAGATACCTCGCGGTGGCGGCCACTATGGCCACCACCGGCACGGCGAACAGAGCACCGGCAACACCGTAGAGCGCCGTGGCGGATAGCATGGCGAACATGACCCAGAGTGGGTGTACCCCCACCGAGCTGCCCATGATCTTCGGGACCAGCAAATTACCCTCGAGCTGCTGCGCGAGCAGGAAGAGCAGCGCGACCACGAGCGCCTTTATCGGCCCGTCGAGCAGGGCGAGGACGACGGCCGGCACCGCTCCCAGAAAAGCCCCGAGGACGGGGATGAGCTCTGTGAATCCCACCCAAGCCCCTATGAGCAACGCGTAGTCGCCGCCGGTAAAAAAGACTATGGCCCACCCTATCGTGCCCATCAACAAGCACAGCAGAATCTGCGCCCTCAGGTAACGGGCGAGAGAGTCCTCAACCGCGTGGAACAGCCCGACCGTCTGCTCTCGCACTGTCTCCGGAATCATCCCGAGGGCCGCCCCCACCACCCGCTCCCGATCAAGCGCCAGGTAGATCGACACGATGAGCATCAGGAACAGGTTCAACACCGCACCGAAG
This genomic stretch from Rubrobacter calidifluminis harbors:
- a CDS encoding ATP-binding protein, translating into MNRETTRSESRAGRGFSEPVSLKLPSHPEYILLARLVVARIGQLAGFGPEDVYDLKLAVTEAATNVIRHASVDSFEIEYFARPGFVEITVMDEGGGFDVEDLTRSPDGEGGFGLAVIRGLVDEVILNSTPEGTRLKMIRRLQEEGGRRDR
- a CDS encoding glycosyltransferase translates to MLQRVNPGNKALADYRSIVRRELYEEIQELRLRLEGRRVLHINATSFGGGVAEILYTLVPLTRDAGLEVEWGVMFGAEPFFNVTKGFHNALQGADYELSVEDRAIYEEYNRQSARALVEAGEEWDIIFVHDPQPLLIRHFSQGLSERTRWIWRCHIDSSTPNRAVLDYLSPYIKDYDAQVYTMRDYTPPDLELPNLAIVPPAIDPLSPKNMALSADDASYIVSQFGVDAERPFLLQVSRFDPWKDPLGVIDVYRLVKEEIPEIQLVLVGSMAHDDPEGWEYWYKTTSYAAGDEDIFLFSNLTNVGAIEVNAFQSLADVVIQKSIREGFGLVVTEALWKGRPVVASRVGGIPMQLEGGGGILIDTVPEAAAACVKLLRDPEFAYTMGRRGKEHVRANFLIPRLLRDDLRLFAKLLGV
- a CDS encoding AI-2E family transporter, which encodes MSEKKLLVSQYLQYVLLAAALVVLVALVRQISGVLLTFLMAMVLTYALNPLVRGMERRGMPRLVSVLTVYLALVFAAAAALLVVIVPAIRQVQALFENPRVIVEQATSFLSWIRHLPYIGERVALVDRDSVVRLVRDNLPPAGTILKGALGFIGGVFGIFGAVLNLFLMLIVSIYLALDRERVVGAALGMIPETVREQTVGLFHAVEDSLARYLRAQILLCLLMGTIGWAIVFFTGGDYALLIGAWVGFTELIPVLGAFLGAVPAVVLALLDGPIKALVVALLFLLAQQLEGNLLVPKIMGSSVGVHPLWVMFAMLSATALYGVAGALFAVPVVAIVAATARYLRGTLVFEPWSIAPVVPVSGEAGESLEEKER
- a CDS encoding NlpC/P60 family protein; the protein is MVLATVLAAAGLFAGVNPAWASPAGLKGERAGIDAVQQRLDQLGRKSAAAYEAYNNALYRLNRLDVRLDRTDRSLKRARRELESSREVLREQAARVYRSGNVGFVDVLVGTRTFSEFASRLNMLVNAFIQQRESYEKMRAAEKALVSKKTALEEQRRRQSAVLREAEARREQAERLRRETAAYLNSLNARISRQIETRQERQASLARKQAEAARRTLRHASPAPVVAASPVPLSRVRATSAGEAAKVERQKAEEAARRAVVLQRAAQKAAEKKVDVRRVIGRTDGPGADSSPPGGRLGESRLVQEREAARAVLEARLAAVRKARMEARIAARRAAIQQAAAERAAAERAAAERAAARRRAAEEAVAEAAAKESNYAASTAPVSSAASPGESSTASPGEGTAYTSSADSSGRTSSPPPSPDPAAHTSTSLASSPVTSGEASSPPPGSTVSSSGDVASSGSASHGSSQSSEAYSSAPSGGRADSSSGYAVVQEARTWLGVPYVWGGASRQGVDCSGLTMEVYAHFGIYLPHSAAGQYSYGTPVSSPGPGDLVFMNFDGGGEITHVGIVVGDGQMIDAPYPGTVVRYDPIYSQYTVGYRHLL
- a CDS encoding alpha,alpha-trehalose-phosphate synthase (UDP-forming), translated to MPGGRFVIVSNRGPFTFSRDESGKRTYSRGAGGLVTALTAVARRSEGSVWLASATTPEDVEVARRGEVLEVEELRVRLVEHDEGAYDMMYNRIANPLLWFVQHGLYDLPYHPQLGEGTRAAWEEGYLAVNRNFAEAAAELARREKADAVLLHDYQLYMTPLFLRERLGEDGFVSLFVHIPWPGPEEWRVLPRYMREGILESLLQTNVLAFHTARYARNFLDTVADVLGARVDRDESMVLHEDRRVWVRHYPISIDPAEFEELSRSEAVLEQEEFVKRLPGRLVLRVDRMDLSKNIVRGFLAYGRMLERHPEMRGEVTFLALLQPSRGGVPEYAAYARAIEESAEEVNRRWGGGGWRPIELSMQDNFPRSVAAYKNYDVLLVNAVRDGMNLVAKEASVANQKDGILILSETAGAHEELGEYALSVNPFDIDEQAEALYRALTMPETERRERARLLRRAVEKNTIEDWVTAQMGDMQACLPEDEAGRESPP
- a CDS encoding CDP-alcohol phosphatidyltransferase family protein, yielding MSLPRREPRRPVSFKESLRQFFLGPLIRLLSSLQVRPDTLTVVGWILSLVAALLFGDGRTRVAGAVMLAAGLFDALDGAVARQSNRSSPFGAFLDSTLDRFSESAVFVGIMFFYASFSRPVEVLLTGLAMTFSLLTSYTRARAEGLGYECQVGLLERAGRVVLLSGCAILGILNVGVWAVALGALITSFQRILYVRRVSLEERKDPSA
- a CDS encoding Asp23/Gls24 family envelope stress response protein — its product is MSEQETKRTAQGPAQQADHAARPSPLQGERGGTSISETVVAKVAGIAAQEVDGIRMGGATSQAVGGFIGSITGGSQTQGVSVEVGQEEAAIDLVMSTEYGKSIPQLTEAVRRNVINRIENLVGLRVTEVNITVGNIFFPQEEENGETQREEQGG